One Pseudomonadota bacterium DNA segment encodes these proteins:
- a CDS encoding DUF3611 family protein produces MAAVDRPIAPLWPPNIADGLPSLFVRLGWLGVWTQVLIIGADAAFMGIFLLSGDRAAEGVGLRGVLVVAGLLVMCFTTVWFFRYAQLGRGMIDPKNFPDYDKVVSTLWVGLWASVVGIGLSLLLLYLAVGRLLLSLLAAPQVGAAMANNAAPGATVSAFDGAALMGSLIVLTAEMAIIAMTLLLLFRTTGHGRASDG; encoded by the coding sequence ATGGCCGCCGTCGACCGCCCCATCGCCCCACTCTGGCCCCCCAACATCGCCGACGGCCTGCCGAGCCTATTCGTACGATTAGGTTGGCTAGGGGTGTGGACGCAGGTGCTGATCATCGGTGCCGACGCCGCCTTCATGGGCATCTTCCTGCTCTCCGGCGACCGCGCCGCGGAGGGTGTAGGCCTGCGAGGTGTGCTGGTGGTGGCGGGCTTGCTCGTCATGTGCTTCACCACGGTTTGGTTCTTCCGCTACGCCCAGCTCGGCCGCGGCATGATCGACCCGAAAAACTTCCCGGACTACGACAAGGTGGTGAGCACCCTCTGGGTGGGCCTGTGGGCGAGCGTGGTCGGCATCGGGCTTTCCCTGCTGCTGCTCTACCTCGCCGTGGGGCGACTGCTGCTCTCGCTCCTGGCGGCGCCCCAGGTGGGCGCGGCAATGGCGAACAACGCCGCTCCGGGCGCCACAGTGTCCGCCTTCGATGGCGCTGCGCTGATGGGTTCGCTCATCGTGCTCACCGCCGAAATGGCGATCATCGCCATGACCCTCCTACTACTCTTCCGTACGACGGGTCACGGCCGCGCCTCAGACGGCTGA